The sequence below is a genomic window from Nostoc flagelliforme CCNUN1.
CGGGAAGAGAAGCAGGGGGAGAGAAGAATTATGATACAACCCCAAAATCAAAATAGTATCACCTACACACGCGTTATCCACCTAAGTCATGTAATTGACATAGATATTCCCCAATGGTCTGGTGACCCTCCAGTAGAATTTGAAACTGTGGCTGAACTGAATAATGATGGCTATTACCTGCGACGCTTCTCCTTGGGGGAACATAGCGCTACTCATATCAACGCCCCTAACAGTTTTCATAGTTATGCTGTGGGAATTGACCAATACTCCGCCCAGTCTTTGGTTGTACCTGCGGTGGTCATAGATATTCGCCAAGCCACAGCAGTTAATCCTGATTATGCCTTGACCATTGCTGATGTTCTAGCTTGGGAAGAAGAATACGGTGAAATTTATCCTGGTTGCGTAGTTATACTGAATACTGGTTGGCAAAAAAAGTGGTTTGATAAAAGTGCATTCCTAAATCATGATTCTCAAGGAATTGCCCACTTTCCAGGCTTTGGCAGCGATGCGACTCAATTATTACTGGATGAAAGGCAAATAGTAGGAGTAGGAATTGATACTCATGGTGTCGATCCCGGACAGGATAACAGTTTTACTATTAACCACTTGATGTTGGAGAAACCGCGCATTGTTTTGGAGAATCTCACCAATTTGGATCAATTGCCACCTAAAGGTACTACTCTAGCGATCGGCATTCTCAGGTTGCGTGGTGGTTCTGGTTCTCCTGTCGGGGTGTTAGCGTTAGTGCCTTAATTTTTATATAGATATTTGCTTGTTACCCCAATTTCTTAAACTTGAGGATAACCTAGAAAGCAAGCAAACTTAGTACACAAGTTTCAGTGGATCATCAGCCGGAGATTTTCAAGATGACAACTCCCCTATCTTGCCGCAACTACATAGACGGTCAATGGTTGAGTGCTGTAGGGGA
It includes:
- a CDS encoding cyclase family protein — protein: MIQPQNQNSITYTRVIHLSHVIDIDIPQWSGDPPVEFETVAELNNDGYYLRRFSLGEHSATHINAPNSFHSYAVGIDQYSAQSLVVPAVVIDIRQATAVNPDYALTIADVLAWEEEYGEIYPGCVVILNTGWQKKWFDKSAFLNHDSQGIAHFPGFGSDATQLLLDERQIVGVGIDTHGVDPGQDNSFTINHLMLEKPRIVLENLTNLDQLPPKGTTLAIGILRLRGGSGSPVGVLALVP